The proteins below are encoded in one region of Stigmatopora argus isolate UIUO_Sarg chromosome 2, RoL_Sarg_1.0, whole genome shotgun sequence:
- the LOC144091095 gene encoding retinol dehydrogenase 12 yields the protein MHLYVETAKGFLERHVVGITVAVVAGASLLALRRWMAGGVCRSKVRLDGKTVLITGANTGIGKETALDLARRGARVILACRDLKKAHKAAVQIRKQSRNDNVVVKKLDLACLQSVRDLARDIINHERHLDILINNAGIMMCPKWKTDEGYEMQFGVNHLGHFLLTNLLIELLKKSAPSRIVIVSSLAHEKGRIHFNDINLEEDYKPDVSYRQSKLANVLFCRELAVRLKGTGVNTYCLHPGVARTELSRHLFPTSLWKNPLLPFLLMIKSPREGAQTSIFCAVDESLNNSSGLYYSDCAVKEPAPAAMDDNTAKGLWALSSSMVGLV from the exons ATGCATCTCTACGTCGAGACAGCGAAGGGGTTTCTCGAGAGACACGTTGTCGGCATCACTGTTGCAGTAGTTGCAG GCGCTAGCTTGCTGGCCTTGCGTCGATGGATGGCAGGGGGAGTATGTCGCAGCAAGGTCAGGCTGGACGGGAAAACAGTGCTGATCACGGGCGCCAACACCGGCATTGGAAAAGAGACGGCCCTGGATTTGGCACGACGAG GGGCCAGAGTCATCCTCGCCTGCAGGGACTTGAAAAAAGCCCACAAAGCGGCTGTACAAATTCGCAAGCAGAGCCGTAATGACAACGTGGTGGTGAAGAAATTGGATTTGGCCTGCCTGCAATCAGTCAGGGATTTGGCCAGAGATATTATAAATCATGAGAGGCACTTGGACATCCTAATTAACAATGCAG GTATCATGATGTGCCCCAAATGGAAGACGGACGAAGGTTATGAAATGCAGTTTGGCGTCAACCACCTTGGACACTTCCTGCTCACTAATCTTCTCATTGAGCTGCTGAAAAAGTCAGCACCCAGTCGGATCGTCATTGTCTCCAGTTTGGCGCATGAGAAGG GTCGCATTCACTTCAACGACATCAACCTAGAGGAAGACTACAAACCTGATGTGAGCTACCGCCAAAGCAAGCTGGCCAACGTACTCTTCTGCAGGGAACTTGCCGTAAGACTCAAAG GCACTGGTGTGAACACATACTGCCTCCACCCCGGCGTGGCCCGTACCGAGCTGTCCCGCCACCTGTTCCCTACGTCTTTGTGGAAGAATCCACTTCTGCCGTTCCTGTTGATGATTAAAAGTCCACGAGAAGGAGCTCAGACCTCCATCTTCTGTGCCGTGGATGAGAGTCTGAACAATTCCAGTGGACTTTACTACAG TGACTGTGCAGTGAAGGAACCCGCCCCAGCGGCCATGGACGATAACACTGCCAAGGGATTGTGGGCCCTCAGCTCATCCATGGTGGGCTTGGTCTGA